In a genomic window of Vigna angularis cultivar LongXiaoDou No.4 chromosome 6, ASM1680809v1, whole genome shotgun sequence:
- the LOC128197481 gene encoding uncharacterized protein LOC128197481 translates to MSHPQTSESSLWEPVPLTEDGDHLVLTTELINLLPHFCGLANECPHTHLENFYEICCFMKPPNVPDDHIFLKVFPHSLQGAAKDWKNSLPLGSVTDWGYLEHQFLSNFSLVQYGYNNNPGWNDMSLGWYDAPQKYQEAPSQDTFIPPPIPQYESQQYDAPTQIAPQPSTSEPAMKELLEQRIMQSIQFKREIMELQQKTQAIIESSNNQIGQMATQLTEEQSQNSERPFQTVQILDDDDSAIDIGDEEQSYELTTVQPTFPPSDVPTLAPEETDKNHEGQEDMRNTFEPGRSPSSSHTLAIFKEVEVSIPQIDYFVDCTIDWYADNCIVTEHNF, encoded by the coding sequence ATGTCTCATCCTCAAACTTCTGAGAGCTCCCTTTGGGAGCCGGTTCCACTTACTGAGGATGGTGATCATTTAGTTCTCACCACTGAACTGATAAATTTGCTGCCCCATTTTTGTGGACTTGCGAATGAATGCCCACATACGCATTTGGAGAACTTCTATGAAATTTGCTGTTTTATGAAACCTCCAAATGTCCCagatgatcacattttcttgaaagtatttccgcattcattacaaggagcagctaaggattggaaaaactctcttcctctaggatccgttaccgattggggatatcttgagcaTCAATTTCTGAGCAACTTCTCCCTTGTGCAGTATGGTTACAACAAcaatcctggatggaatgacatGAGTTTGGGATGGTACGATGCTCCACAGAAATATCAGGAAGCACCATCTCAGGATACTTTTATCCCTCCGCCAATCCCGCAATACGAGAGTCAGCAGTATGATGCTCCTACTcaaatagctcctcagccttctacttctgaacCTGCAATgaaggagttattggagcagaGAATCATGCAGAGCATTCAGTTTAAGCGAGAAATCATGGAGCTGCAACAAAAGACACAAGCTATCATTGAGAGTTCGAATAATCAGATAGGGCAGATGGCTACTCAACTCACTGAGGAACAGTCTCAAAATTCAGAGAGACCATTTCAGACTGTCCAGATTCTAGATGATGATGACAGTGCCATCGATATAGGGGATGAGGAGCAGAGTTATGAGCTTACTACTGTGCAACCTACTTTCCCACCTTCAGATGTCCCTACTCTCGCACCTGAGGAGACTGATAAAAATCATGAGGGACAGGAAGATATGAGAAACACTTTTGAGCCAGGTAGatcaccttcatcttcccacactttagcaatcttcaaggaagtggaggtaagcataccacaAATTGACTATTTTGTTGATTGTACTATTGATTGGTATGCTGATAATTGTATTGTTACTGAgcataatttttaa